The nucleotide window CGATCATTTTGCCGTCTATCGGATTCCGATCCCGGAAGCGTTTCAGGCAGGAAACGGCGAGCGCTGCATTCGCGTGACGCTGGCGTTCGACCCACCGGTGCGTCATACGCGCACCGACTATGCCGGGGTCGGCATGAGTTTTCGCCTGGTTCGCGGCTGTCAGCCGGACCTGATCTTCGATCATTATCGCAAGCGTGAGCAGGATGATGGTCCGTTCCCTGAACTTGCAGCGCGATACAATTGCAATCTCGTTCCCGGGCCACAGCTACGTGAGAAAGGAACGGTCCAGCGCGCGACCGTGACGTTCAAACGCGGTGTCGAAGAATACGGCGACAGCTACTATCTCGTGGTGCGCTGCGAGAGCGGCTGGGCGACGCATGTCGATCGTCAGCAATTCGCGGTCGTCGTCGAACTACTTCACAAGGCCGAAGTGCAGCTCTACGAGCGCGTGCGGCAGCGGGTCAGGGTCCAGGCTTAGCGTTCGTCCTGTTCTAGTGGCGGATTTATAGTTTCACTTCGTCCGGCCGCTTGCCATGCACCCGCTCGATCAGGTCATTCCGTTTGACGTTTTCGATCAGGAGATTTCGCGTTTGAACACTTTGCTCGATACGTTTGGCATCGCGATCCCAGACGGCGCCAATATACTGATCAATAAGGCGCGAAGCGCACGGCACGGGAGGGGGCGCTAATTGCTGGTTCATACTGAGGTTGTCGATGGACCCTTGGCATTGCGAATGCGACGCCTCAATGCCGCACGCGACCAAGCCATCGGCCGTCAGATCCTGACACTCCCTCTTCTCGCGGCTCGGCTCGCGGGTGGGTTCATCGCACCGGCGACGCAGGAAATCTTGTATCCGGCCATAAGGCAGGCGCTCGAGGCGGGCGGATACGAGGATATCGACAAGGTTTGCCAACTGCCGGGGATGCCGGCGGCTGTGCTGTCCGCGCTTCGAGACTGGTGGGACGTGGAGGCCCCAGGCTCGTTGCCCGACAACGCTCGCCTCAGAGACTTCACTTTACTCGAGCGCCGCGTGCGAGGCGCGCTGCCGGCCGGCATGCTGTCCCCACCCGATCTGGTAAGAGCAGCCCTGGAGAGACTTCACTTTGCCCCGAAGTTAGTCGGCGCGATCACCATTCAAGGCGTTCCCGGCGTCAAACCCGTATGGCGTCCGCTCTTGCAGGCCCTCTGCGAGGCGGTGCCGGTCCGATGGATTGGATCACAACACAGCGGGCGCGCCTGGTTCGCCGGAGAGATTGAGACATACCCCACAGGGGCGGCGTTGCTCCTCTCCGCTGATCTCTGTGCCGATCCACGAAGTGAAGTGAGAGAGGCGTTGCGCTGGGCGCGCGCGCTTGTGACGGCCGGAAAAGCCTCTCCCAATGAGATCGCCATCTCGGCGGCTTCGCCAACTGCGTGGGACGACGCGTTTCTGGTTCTTTCGCGCGAGGCGGGGCTTCCCGTGCACTTCACACACGGCATTCCGGCTCTAGCGACCCGCGAAGGACAGGCCTGTGCTGCACTCGCGGACATCCTGTTACGCGGGCTGTCGCAAGACCGCGTGAGGCTCCTGTTTGCCCGTCTGCCGCGCAGTCCGGCCAAAGATAACCTGCCCGGCGACTGGACCAAAGGGTTGCGGCGGAGCGCCGCGCTGACGAGCCCGGGACTTTGGCGGCACGCTCTCGAGCAGGCGCGGGGAGAGCGGACAGACGGCGATCTCGCGGAACGCGCACTGTTGCCAATTCTGGATGACTTGGCTTGCGGCATCGCGGCTGCCGACGCGGTCGGGCGCCGTCTGTTGAGGGGACCTACAATGACTTTGTGGCGCGACGCGTTGCGTATGGCGCCCCCGCAGGCCATCGAGCTCTCGTTGCAGGCGCTGCGCATTGCGGACGGGCGTGAACCCGGAAACTCGATCGCGTGGGGACCTGCAGGTCACCTAGCGGCAGCCCCTCGCGCGCATGTACGCCTCATTGGGCTTGACGCAAACGCGTGGCCGAGACGGTCGAGCGAAAACCCGATCTTGCCGCAGCACCTGCTGGGACACATCAGACTTCCGTCTGCGGAAGCGGGCCAAAACGACCAGGCGATGCATGACATCATCATCGATCAATCTCAGAGTTATACGCTTTCACGCGCTTACAGGAGTGCGACGGGCTCTCTGCAAGCAGCCAGTACCTTGTGGCGGAGGGATAAGGAGCGCGTCGTCGGGCGTAGCGCAATCCCCGCGCATGCCTTCAGCGAGAGCGATCGTCTCTATGCCCGCCCGACCGATGCCGGGAAGGACCCGCAAGTGCGCGCAAGTCGGGCCTGCTGGCGGGCCTGGTGGGAAAGCGAGCAGCTCACCGCGCACGACGGGCGGATCCGTCCCGACCATCCGCTTATCGTCGACGCCCTCGCGGAAATTCAATCCACGACGTCTCTCCATCGGCTTCTGTGCGATCCGCTGGGGTTCGTCTGGGAATACGCGCTTCACTGGCGCCAGCCAAACCTCGACCCTCAGCCGCTCGCGCTCGACCATCGCGCGTTTGGCGAACTCGTCCACTCCCTCATCGGAGGCGTGCTGCGCGACGGTTTGCCTCGAAACGCCGACGAGATCGGGATCGCTCTGGACCGAGAGGCGGCGCGTCTCGCCGACGCGTGGCCGATCATTAGGGCCGTTCCACCCGGCCTTCTTTGGGGCCATACAATAGCGATGGCCCACGAGCGTGCGCTGCGAGGCCTCACAGAAGCTCTGGGCGAACAGCGCGGCGTGACCTGGACAGAGCTTTCCTTCGGCGAGCCAAGCGACGCGCCTCACCCGTGGACCACACTCGCACCCGTCCCGATCGGGCAGACCGGCGTTTCCTTCCGGGAAGGATTGATCGACTCGACGAGGATGCGGGGCGTGGCGCTGCGATCATCACTGACTACAAGGTCGGGACAGCGCCTGAGCGAAAAAAACCGATCGCGTTCGATCGCGGCGCTGAACTTCAGCGCGTCTTCTACGCCCTTGCGGTGCGGTCCCTGCTTCCAGAGCTCCGGAGCGTGAGCTCGCAGTTGACGTACCTCAAGCACGACCCCGCGCGCACCCTAAGCCTGACAAACGAGGAGCTTGAGAAGGCCATTGAGCAGGCGGTTGGGTTCACCGACGCGGGCGCTCGCCTGCAACGCAGTGGCGAGATCGCGCCTGGATCGGCGCCGGCATTCTTCGACTCGCTCTCCGTTGCCCTGCCGGCGGACCTGGACTCGTATCGCCGTGTGAAGCGTCGTTCGTTTGCTCAGGCAAACGGTGCGCTCGACAAGCTTTGGAGCAGCCAGTGAGCGTGCCCGACTTCGACGCCCGCCGGCGGGCACTTACTGATTTCAAATCCAACATGCTGGTTGAGGCCGCGGCTGGCACCGGCAAGACGTCGTTGATGGCCGCCCGCGTCGCAATGATGATCGCGACGGGAATTGATCCTGCAAAGATCGCCGCGATCACCTTCACCGAGCCGGCGGCGAGTGAGCTCGAGGCGCGTATACGCTGGACCATCGACGAGCTCCGCAATGGCCGGCTGCCTCCCGCGCTCTCGGGGGTTCTCTCGCTGCCCTTAGGCGAAGCGATGCGTGCGCAGCTCGCTTCGGCCACCCCACGCATCGGGGAGATAACGGCAACGACGATTCACGGCTTTTGCCAAGCCATCCTTCGTTCGCACGGGATCGACGCGGCGCTTGACCCTGGTTCACGCGTGGTCGACGAGACCATTGCCGATGCCCTCTTTGATGAAGTGCTTGCGGCTTGGCTCAAGGAGATGCTGGCGCGTGGTGACGAGCAGGACGGTCCGGTTGCTGTTCTTGCGAAGGACGATCCACTGGGCGTGGTTGAGCGGATCCGTGAGCTTGCCGACCTTCGGCGAAAGCATCGCAGCGCGACCGTGCCAGCCCCGGATTTCTCAACACGGCCGGACCGCACTTTCGCGGACGCCGTTACGGCGTTTTCTCGCTGGCACGCCGCGGGACCCGGAGAAACGTGGACAGCTGATCTCATCGCAGATCTCGACCGCCTTGTTGCGTTCTTCGACGGCGATCACGCGAAGGCCGAATTCTCCGTGCTCTGGCGACTGACTCAGCCACCGCGCATAAGCATGATGCGACAGAAAAGCATCGACCTGCTGCCCTACGACAGGACGCGCTTCTGGAGACAGGCGCTCGGAGAAGCGGACGGGCGCCGTCGCGGACAGGAAGCAACCGAACACTTCGAAACGGTACAGACGGCTTACCGGACACTGATCGGCGCCATTGCGCAAAGCCTCGTACATGAACTAGCTGCGCACCTAAGCGGAGTGATCGACGCCTACGATCGGCGCAAGCGCGAGGCGGCCGTCCTCGACTTTGATGACTTGCTGCGACAGGCGCGAGCGCTGATCTGCGAAAATGCTGATATTCGCGCCTGGCTCGCTGGCCGGTACGCGTATCTGCTGGTCGATGAATTCCAGGACACCGACCCCGTGCAGGCCGAAATCGTATTTTGTATAGCCGCGCTGTCGCAGCCCGAGACTTGGAGCAGCGCCGTTTTGCGGCCCGGAGCGCTGTTCCTGGTCGGTGATCCCAAACAGGCGATCTATCGCTTTCGCGGCGCTGACGTTGAGTCCTACGCGCTCGCCAAGTCCGTCATTGCAAAGGCCAAGAATGGCTGCCTGCTAGCGGTCACCGCGAATTTCAGGTCCCGCCCGGAGATTATCGCGCACGTCAATCGCGTGTTCCAAGATGTTCTCGAGAAGACAGGACAGCCGGGATTCGTGCCGCTCGCTCCGACCCTTGAACTGCCGCCACTACCTTTCGCCGCGGCCGCGAAACTGACAATCGACGTTCCGCGGGACGCGAACGCCGAGGAACAGCGCGAAGCGGAAGCGTCCGCCGTCGCAGAGCTGTGCGCGCGCTTGATTGGTGCCCTGCCAATCTGCGGGCCGGATGGGATAGAGCGATATTTGCGCGCAGGCGACATTGCGTTGCTCGCGCCTACACACACGGACCTCTGGCGCTATGAACGCGCCCTCGAAGGACGGCGCATCGCGGTGGCGTCCCAGGCAGGTCACGCGCTGTTCCGGCGCCAGGAGCTTCAGGACATTCTCGTCCTGATCCGCGCGATCGCGGATCCGCTGGACACGTTGGCTTTCGGCGCTCTCATGCGAGGCCCGGTTGTCGGGCTGCGTGACGAAGACCTTCTCGATATCACGGCGGCGCTTTCTCCCGACCAGGACGGTCGTCGGCGCTTCCAGCTACGGACGCCGTCGGACGAGGTAAGTCATCCCCTGGCAAGAGACATCCTGGTAAAGCTTCAGGCACTTCACCGCCTTGCCGCGGAACTCACGCCGATGCAGCTCGTCGCCTTCGCGATAGAGCGCTTGAACTTGCGAGTGATTATGGCGGCACGGCACGGCCAGCGGAACGCGCGCGCGCTCGCGAACCTTGACGC belongs to Bradyrhizobium sp. SK17 and includes:
- a CDS encoding exodeoxyribonuclease V subunit beta, with product MSVPDFDARRRALTDFKSNMLVEAAAGTGKTSLMAARVAMMIATGIDPAKIAAITFTEPAASELEARIRWTIDELRNGRLPPALSGVLSLPLGEAMRAQLASATPRIGEITATTIHGFCQAILRSHGIDAALDPGSRVVDETIADALFDEVLAAWLKEMLARGDEQDGPVAVLAKDDPLGVVERIRELADLRRKHRSATVPAPDFSTRPDRTFADAVTAFSRWHAAGPGETWTADLIADLDRLVAFFDGDHAKAEFSVLWRLTQPPRISMMRQKSIDLLPYDRTRFWRQALGEADGRRRGQEATEHFETVQTAYRTLIGAIAQSLVHELAAHLSGVIDAYDRRKREAAVLDFDDLLRQARALICENADIRAWLAGRYAYLLVDEFQDTDPVQAEIVFCIAALSQPETWSSAVLRPGALFLVGDPKQAIYRFRGADVESYALAKSVIAKAKNGCLLAVTANFRSRPEIIAHVNRVFQDVLEKTGQPGFVPLAPTLELPPLPFAAAAKLTIDVPRDANAEEQREAEASAVAELCARLIGALPICGPDGIERYLRAGDIALLAPTHTDLWRYERALEGRRIAVASQAGHALFRRQELQDILVLIRAIADPLDTLAFGALMRGPVVGLRDEDLLDITAALSPDQDGRRRFQLRTPSDEVSHPLARDILVKLQALHRLAAELTPMQLVAFAIERLNLRVIMAARHGQRNARALANLDAIVELARPYNVAGLRALALDLQRGWQSKRRHPEGRVDASEDSVEIVTMHSAKGLEWPVVITVNSSTRFKPQDQFVYRQSDDTIHWVVGGIEPPALAAAREEEEFREARQRERLWYVATTRACDLLVIPELPGAPSRSWSRVMNLGQKELPEIQPDMLPEPVPSAVQPVANDQSETIFAAEGERLAGASPSIIWDRPSERDADRSAEIVDAFVVDDASHALPEIDGAGALRGTILHKLMEELLTGELGSFRDHAAARATELLAQLQSNVHDERDEGGPDALEMAETALRTLALPELAPFLGQLIPEIPLWAANPPHYLVGRADAAVVEGERIALVIDWKSDVNPTAAAHSAHAAQLRDYIRVTGAERGAIVYMSAAQVSWIEPT
- a CDS encoding PD-(D/E)XK nuclease family protein: MDHTRTRPDRADRRFLPGRIDRLDEDAGRGAAIITDYKVGTAPERKKPIAFDRGAELQRVFYALAVRSLLPELRSVSSQLTYLKHDPARTLSLTNEELEKAIEQAVGFTDAGARLQRSGEIAPGSAPAFFDSLSVALPADLDSYRRVKRRSFAQANGALDKLWSSQ